The genomic interval CTACGGAGGAGGCTTGTTCATGGTGGGACTCTGTGTGCCATTCAGCTATGTGTATCTATGCTACTGAACCGTGGCTTCCTCATTACTTAATAAAGAGAATCACTCTCCTTTTCAGCATCGCTTTTTATAGaactgttgaggaaaaaaatcctctttgtGTATGCTTTTCTACGATAAACAAGAGGttttccaaaaatgtcaaagagCAGGTAAACTCTCAGATCAGTTGaaagtaaaatgaagaaaagttaAAGTTCTGCACATGATTTAGGTCACCGCCGTGTTTGAGAACTTTCCTAAAAAAGTAGGCTGATCgctgcagaaatacattttattgataaatgcTGTGATTCAAAAGTGCTATTATATTAAACCAGCCTTGGTTGAGCTTAACTTCCTATTTATTCCTCATTTAATCCTGCAGCACACAATAGAGAAACTTTACTTATCTGTTTCCCTGGAGGCAACAAACATGTAACATTGGCATATTTGGAATGATTGAATTTTTATCTCTTTAAACTGATATATTATGGTGACattacaatgcactgtaagctggACACATTAAATGAGACACATTAAATCATATAGTTTGTTCTTCTTGAGCCTataaaaaaccctaaaaataaacaaccatttatgtttttcatattttgttacattaacatactttttgacatgttttgctGGGTTTTACAATTGTATAATCTTTTGTGCATAACTGTAAAGTACAGGCAAAATGATCCgtgattttaaatttaatattccagaaattgtgttttttttatatattcataaTTATAACTCATCATCACtactaatatattttattattgacTCCTATTCTTGAATTTGGATGATGTGCTTCATTTGAATCTATTGAGACATTTTGaatatgatttaaatatttagtattttatgtGTTGTGGATAGTTAAACAGctttgtaattatgttaacTCTAACATGTTTTACTAGTTATTGTCATTAAATACTTGTTTTTGCCTGACTTGAATAAAAGAtactatatttttgtttatctttttagcCATAAAAAACACGCtaagttttttctcttttgcttaGCATGCTCACCTTTAACACTATGGTCCATCACATCCTTTATTCCAGGAAACTACGagtagcttttgttttttagctgaTCTGATGTGATGCACAatttataatgaaaaacattttctgcagctcGCAGCAAGTACCAAGTAGTCAGCTCTGCAGAAGCATGTAAATCTTTAAAGTGTGAAGGAGCCCATTGTGGATCACTGTTTGTATTTAGGGTGGCTTGATAAATTCATCGTTTTGTTAAGTTCTTCTCCTTGATCTGTACACATGAGGAGGAATACGTGCTCAGAGCTTTCAACCTCTGCTGCTTTCTTGATTGTGTTCCTGGTCGATTAGCCTCGGGGCTGTCTTCAGGGCCTGGGGCCGGTGGGAGCAAATGGGGGAAGGGCGGGTGGCTGCATCTGCTAGGGGACCTTCTTCAGGGGGTCCCACTGTGGCCTGGCTCAGTTTTCATGTCTATCTTCAAAGGCACAACCCggtgcagagagagagaagagagaatgGTGAAGAGACGACGCCGCTGCTGCTGTTATTTTCCCAAGTGCCTTTAGCAAGCACTACTGGTGGAACAGCATTCTGACACCAGGTTGCTCTATAGATACCCAAAGTAAACTGAAATATCATTTTCTATGtttgtcaaaattatttcaaaattaaagtttaaccAAAATAATACACACAATAACTGTATAATTCGCCCACACATGCAGTGACCCCGTGGATCAGAGATATACAACAGGAAGGGAGTGATTAACAGTGAAACTGCCCTGCAGTTTGTGCCGAGCATGAATTaggaacataaataaaacatgcagagaaaaAGTCTAATGAATAGACCTTGAAAATCTAAACAGGCAGGACTTTGAATGGGAGAATGTCTCTGTTGTGCAGAATTTTGCAGCTTCCTCGTGCCTCCTGATCCTCTCTGTAGCCGATCCTCTGGGCACGGCTGCTGTCACAAGGGTTTAGCTTCACATTTTTCAATCCAGCAGGGAAGCACTCACCTTGATGAGACCAacttagaaaagaaaagctaaatcCAGACtgtcaaaaataacagaaatgtcaacatttgacgtttgtgttttctctaattttttttttcataacgcATTCTCtttcacaaaaatacataatttacaTCTCTTCagattgcttttcttttactttttatatgtattttcttCCTTCATCTACTTTATCCACTATTTCTCTCCCATCCTCTACTTCTGCATTCTCCATGTTCAGTGGCTTAGAAATGTACATGGACTCCTTGAACAAATTCATAaaagccacaaacttcagtaaTTCACACAAAGGGGTTCATAGTAGTGAAACGGAAGGTTACGtggttttcaaaatttgaaGTTTGCCATTCACCTGtatgtttttcctttattcTAATTCTACATGAAATGCAGATTAATCAGCTGCTTTCGGGGGACATCCAGTTGTGGATGGGTgtattttaatcttattttaggtAACACTCTAAAATTAAACCTGTTTGATTCACTAAATCTGTGAATTAAACATGCAAAGCAAAAAACGTACACTGCACATCTTTCTGAACACACCACAcccatggtggtggcagcatcatgctgttggaTGCAGTTTTTCTGCAAGAGCAAGTAAGCTGCTTAGAGGCTGACAATAGACAGGAATATATATCTATAATTTTGTTTGTCATTCCACTTCACATTTCTGCCTTACTTTGTGTTCACCTATTACATAATATCCCGGTGAAATGGTTTGAGGCTTGTGATTGTATCATGAActaatatgaaaacattcaagGTGTAATAATATGTGTGCAACCCACTAAGTGATTACTTCCCATCTTAGTTTAAGGAAGACTTGTTTCGTTTTCTTGTCCTcgcctttttgtgttttagatcTTTACATCTCTcgttttttcttaattttcttctttctgctttaCGTCTACATGTCTGAGAAGGTTTTGTCCATATACTCTCATCTGAGTTTGTGCTTAGCAATTGCACCTGACCAAGTGTGTTATAGGGAGAAATCACGCCACACTGAGTTATTTCTGGCTGGGTTAGTCGTATTTCTCTGGGCACTTTGATAATGGAGAGCATTTGAATAATGAATAGAGTGTATAATACTGTTCTTCAAACTCGCTGAATGAATTAGGCAAGTGCACATAAGAGAGGTTTCTGAGTGTATGTTGGAGGGAACGAAACACAAATTTCCTTTTTAGCACTGCTTAATAAGCAAAGGAGTGACCAGAACTATGAATATATATTGACATAGACAATTATCTCTTTCTAGCTTCTTTGCAACCATTCTGATTTGGGTGGGCAATTCTTAATAGCACTTAATGTGCTGTGATACTAAGCAGACCCCTTGCCTGAACAAACCCCTAATCTGAGAGGCAGTTTTGTCTCTGTAAAGAGAAGACGCAATGACAAATGAATCACTATGAGATGACTATGTAGTTCTTGATAAAGGTTTAAATAACGTGACTATTGTACACACCacctgaaaaattatttaaaccaCCATTCACTTCTTTACACTTTGATTCCAGTGAGCCATACTTCTTCAGTATAAGACTTTATAGTTCCTTCAGTTGTCTGAAATTTCTTATGATCTAAAGAGTATTTTCTTGGAAATTTGCTGATTTTTCACTTATATTTTGCCCAGAATATTCtcaaaaataaggaaaatgaaAGAGTACACTGTCAgttctaaaaagaaaatactcagGTAATTAATATTATTCATGTCTTTGGATCTGAGCTGTGTGATAGCACACAATATTTGCACCTATGAATATTTAACATTGATTGTTAACACTACTGTTAAAATTAAGTGGTTGAATAAATAATACaactctatttttttctgtaaaatctaaTTAGAAATTTGATTTCTGGTGGGGAATAAATTCATGACTGAAACCACAGAATAAGACTGAAAGAGTTACAGTAGTCGGGCCCTTCAGAATGAAGACTCTAGGAACTTATGAGTCTATTGACAGGTTTAAAGGGATCTCAAAAGAATTTGAAACTCTTCATGCCACTGTTTGGAAAACAGTTTACAAGTGGAGGAGATCCAGACAACGGGCAATACATAGAGGCCTATCTGTCCTGTCTtcaaaaaacctaaaataccATGACTGGACAATTCAATCCAGTCATGATTGAGTTGTCCAGTCAACAAAATTAGATTAGGAATCAATATGTGGatatttcttaataaataactgaatgttTAGTAGGTTCTCCtatgtttttttcataactttttATCAATCCTAAATTTCCATGTTTGCCAACTTTTCACCTTTTATTAGTCAATAATGATGAAtagaaaatgttgataaaaaacAAGGATAAATTAGACATAAGGATGTCAATTTGAATTCATAACCTGGAGCAATGAATTCCAGTGATTAGAGACGGTAGAAAATGACTGTTCCTAATCTTCTTGATAGAAACTACATTAATTAAtattcaggtgttttttttctaaattataattttttttccaattgctCAATTATTAATAACTCCAAAATCATTCAAAAAAGGTACTTTCAGTCTGTTTTCAAAAGTGAATCTTGCTGAGTGTGGAGGAGGAAACTTCCATTAAGACATCTATCAACTACAGTTTTCATTTCTACAGCGTAACTCAAtcttactttgtttattttaatttgtgtgtgtgggtgtgcgggGGTGCGGGGTCGGGagaggttgtgtgtgtgtgtgggtgtgtgtcgGTGCTTCATATATAATCTTGCAGGATGACTTGGTCTCGTGCTGGTTTGGCTTCTGACGATAACTGAAGGTGACTAAAGGGAGGTAGCTGTCTTCTTTCGCTGTGGTCACATTCTCATTTGTTGCTACTGGCATCCTATGAATTATTGAGTCTGGAGTGTCGTGGCTCCCACCTCTCCTCTCACATTCCCTCAGTATACTTGACAGCcaccctgtgtgtgtgtgtgtgtgtgtgtgtgtgtgtgtgtgtgtgtgtgtgtgtgtgtgtgtgtgtgtgtgtgtgtgtgtgcatttgcgCGCTCTTAGCGTAAAAGTGCATGCATTCTTCAGCAATTAGACGGAGCTTCCATCCTCATTCTGTCAAAAATGTTCTCTGCTGCATGAAAAAATCCAAAGTAAACACAATTTCTCTTCCGCGCTGTCTTCTTTCCAATccacattttaatgtttcactttgaaTCTGCACCTTGTATTAATTTGCTTAAATTGCAAACTATTTCATGTAATGTACAAAGCATCAAAGTTTCGcgcaaaaataaagcagaaattgGCCTCCCGGTGCACCTCGATTATTGCATGAGAAACAGCAATATACCTTTCAGGTTCTGCTGAATAATTGAAGTGCCCTCAGTCGCCACATGCCGCTGACGCTCATAGGCCTTCAGCTCAACTTACCACGTTATGATATCAATGCTGGTAATATGAGGATCAATTATTCACAAGACCAAACCTCACTTTCAGGccagaacattttcagaaattcaactttttatgccttagtttgcatttttatttctgactaaACTTGAAAACGCGCATTGAAACGGCCTAACTCATCAAAAGGGGGGAGGATCCGTTACAACAATTAAGTTAAGGGCTCGTCTCtcccttttgaaaaaaatccattaaacaCCATAAATTAGACTGAATTAAATTGACTCTCACCATCAAAGAGAATATTCATGAGTGCCACAAACGTTTCCGCGTAAAGCTGCAAAGTATCGATCCCATCCAGCAACCGGCCCACGGTCTCTCAGGGAAAAATCACACAGCCGCAAGCCATGACCGCTGTGGGAGGATTCCGGCAGAAGCTTCTCAATTTAGCCtctaatgcatttatttattcatttcgtTTCTAGAAACATCTGAAGGATGTTTGGTGACCGTCTCCACTGGCGGAAATTactattttaagatatttttaatgtgtCATTTTAACGCATCTTAATTTTGCTGAGTAGAAACATCTGTGAAAATGAACTTAAAGCGTACAATGCATCCGGAAaaggcataataataataataataataatcataatcataataataataataataataataataataataataataataataataataataataataataataatagcctAAATGCATAGTGctaaaaagtgaattaaaagtAGGCTGGTAGTGCACATGCGCCcgtaattttaatttattaaaaataagaaaatacaacgataaatcttaaaaatactTACATACCAAAAGCCTAATATTAATGaagtaaaagagagagagagagtcagaGACAACTCTCCCTGTTTCCTCGTCCAACCTGTGGTGCGTCTCATGAGTCGCCCTGGAGTTCCCATTCAAGCCTCTGCTCCCTGTTCGTCCACACTACTTGCTTTTATACACATATATAATTAATATTGCATCGTCATTACTTAATAATTTCAGTCCCAACGCATGAGACAACCCGGTAACACGAGGGCATTCATAATTGAAGGCGCGCTAATTGGAGAGGAAGGGGCCAGGACGCGCACTTGTCGCTCCACGGTGTGAGAATCACTGTGAAAATCAAGGGCCCTCCCTGTGTTTATTTGTTCTGCTTGTATCATATACGacaaatgcatatttaatgCCAGCAGAGTTCTAGGGTCTATAAATAATAGAGCCCCTAAAAACtaccctcttttttttcttacactgtaaacattttttttgttatatccACTGAAAAAAGTGGAGTATTCACCAAAGTTCATTTCTCTTGAAGTAATGCCCAGTAGCTACGTCACCATACAATTAAAATACTCACAGTTCAACACTGTATCGTTTTTACATCGGCTCATCTTGCTGTAGATTTGTACTACAGTCACGGTGATGGTGATTTAAAGAACAGTTACCATGCAGACACTGCatggtaaaatgaaaaaggttgCTGATCTTAGCTTAGAGGGaacatttttgattgattttaaggtttttattcttttttttttacgtaagCACTAGTTAAACTTCGACAGGGATTACAAAAATCACTTACAGCAGCTTGTATTCTATTTATTCAACAGTAGGTCTGTAAATTATAGatttttacaggaaaacatgttAAGTGTTAAGtacttcaatattttatttagataattaCAATACGTTATATATAATCCATagaatttttttccctcttcttttCAGTGGCTATTTTGGTGGGTTTACATATCCAGACGGAAAAAATGAAGGTTATGCATCTTTTTTAggctgtatttttatttcagctgctcTTTCCTAAAATATCCTCTGACAGGTAAAGTCACTGAGCtctgctgttattttaaaaataaacaatttgcaATGTATAATCTGCAGCTTATCTAGTATGCCTTGTTGGAAGGCCTCGGGCCGCAGGATGAGGTCAAAACAATCCATTCATTTAAGAAAACGAAGATGATAATGATAATAgggagaattttaaaaaataaccaataatttattcagtttgaatttcacactttttttttattccaagtgAAATCAAgagtgaggaaaataaatacttaacaGGTGAAAAAAGCCATATAATAAATATCTATACAGCTCACCTGTGATTCTGGAAAACATGTTCACaccaaaatactaaaatatagCAGCAGCCACATTGGTCGTGCTCCCTGTAATGTCGGTGTCATTTCCATTTCTTAATAATTCAAGACGAACAGAGTGTTATAGCTTGTGATGAAGACTCGCTTTTGTGCGTAAATCACGATCACTCACAGTTCACAAAGAGAGCGGCTTCATTCGAAGAATTCAGTGGTTAAAATGTGAAACCATGGAACATTTATATCGTAAAGGCTCCACAGGTGAAGACATGATTGTGTGGGTATTTATGGATATATGAAGTGGAGATCATAGAGTCTGTTTTGCTATTTGTTGTAAAGGGGAAAAGTCCAGTTGGGCTCCAATGACAAGAAATGTGatagttcaaaataaaagtccctTCTCAGCGTGTGCAGACTACATTATCAATAACATCAAAAATccctttaaaagaaacaaatatgcCACCTCAACAGCAGAATCCGGAAAAGTGCAACAATGCCAAGTGAGTGACACAAAAATGGGTAAAGTCATTTTTGGAAACGATCCCAGAGATGCTGATAAATCCCTGTTTGTTAGGGCTACTCGGGTTATTATTAATCACTCAATCAAAAATGTAGTAGGCTATTTTATTCATGATGTTGGTGGGAAGAACTCAGTGCACCGCCGAGTACTTCATTCGCTTCTGTTTCTGCCGCTGATTGCAGAACCACACTCGAACCACGTTCTTTTTAAGGTCCAATTTCTCGGCGATGGCCGCGATTTTCTCCGACGAGGGCCGAGGCTGGATGGCGAAGTACGCCTCCAACGAGCGCTTCTCCGGCGCGGCGATGGACGTGCGCTTCCTTTTCCTCTCGCTGCCGTTGAAAAGGTCCGGCTTGCTGCTCTTCTCCCGGTGCGCAGCCTCGGCTTCTTCCAGCCAGGCCTGCAGGACCGGCTTGAGGGCGATCATGTTGTTGTGGGACAGGGTGAGGGACTCGAACCTGCAGATAGTGCTCTGGCTGAGCGACCCCACGCCTGGGATCTTGAGGTTGGCCAATGCTGCGCCGACGTCCGCCTGGGTCACTCCGAGCTTAATCCTGCGCTGCTTGAAGCGCTCCGCGAACGCTTCCAACTCCCGCGGATCGGACTCCACGTCGCTGACGCAGGCCATGCCTCCGTGCACGGACAGGGAGTGAGGATGGGCCATGGTGGCCATCGCCTGATGCAGCTGTCCCATGGTCTGCAGGTGGTGGTGCGGGTGCTGGTGGTGGTGC from Xiphophorus maculatus strain JP 163 A chromosome 11, X_maculatus-5.0-male, whole genome shotgun sequence carries:
- the pou4f3 gene encoding POU domain, class 4, transcription factor 3 isoform X2, translating into MTMMTMNGKQHFSMHPALHEPKYPGLHSGSEGMRRVCLPAPQLQGNIFGGFDESLLARAEALAAADSIVSQGKSHPFKPDVTYHTMSSVPCTSASSSSSTTVPISHHHHHHHHLGQTLEAGDLLDHLSTSLAVTGMGAPEPPGMTATSHHHQHPHHHLQTMGQLHQAMATMAHPHSLSVHGGMACVSDVESDPRELEAFAERFKQRRIKLGVTQADVGAALANLKIPGVGSLSQSTICRFESLTLSHNNMIALKPVLQAWLEEAEAAHREKSSKPDLFNGSERKRKRTSIAAPEKRSLEAYFAIQPRPSSEKIAAIAEKLDLKKNVVRVWFCNQRQKQKRMKYSAVH